From the Gossypium hirsutum isolate 1008001.06 chromosome A02, Gossypium_hirsutum_v2.1, whole genome shotgun sequence genome, the window ttttttgtttttcttttgctcgattttcaaaataaaaatggcaaCAGCAGCGACAAAGACAATTTCTCAGATTTCTTGTTTCTCTTCAATCAACCGGAGATTTCAGCTCTATCATCGTTCAACTTTTTGTCCGGTTACTCGCTCAAAGGTATTATCGTATTCAGATAATTAAATTTACTTGAAAGATTATTGAGTTGCTTAACATGCTGATCAATGCTTTGTTTACATGTTTCATTTTTCCAATTTAAATTGAAAGTAAGCAGAGACCTTGAAATCTTGATCTGTTCTCTTATTTTGTAGGGTTTTAATCCatatttaaattgataataaGAAAAAATCTTGAAATATTGCTCTTTCTCTTATTCTGTAGGGTTCTAATCCATATTAgtaattaatatgttttgtattatgGTAATTATTCTAGATTCAGTTATTTTGTTCCTTTTACTGCTGAACTTTTTCTTTTAAAGTCGCCTTTAAGGAACTAAAGTctacaaattttgatttttatgataTACGAAGACTGACTATTTGTGTTAATACTCATATATACCTTCAGTGGAGTTATTAAACTAAACAAAGAGTAAGGCTATTTGGGTTATTCTTATATACAAAGAATTCGTTCCTATACACGCCCAATGttaaaaccattttttgaaaGAGTATGTGACAAACCTCTAAATCCATTGGTGGAGTATGACTGTATGAGATAGTATTCGTGGAGTTTAATTTAAGCCATTTTCCTTGAGTTTATGGCTTAAGTGTTGCTAGCAGCATGCTCCGCTAGAATAATAGTTGTTTTATCCTTCAGTTGTACAGTCCAGTTACTCaaataacatgaaaataatacATAACAAATATTCAGATTGTACAACTGTGGTGAAATTTAACATTTCTCATGGTGAAAAAGTTTATGGAACAATTATGTTCAAATAAGTATTCTCAGGTTCTAAATCTATATGAAAAATGTATTTGCAGAATTAgatattattctattttttagtttaattaaatgtaattttgGCTTTCTGCTctttattttccatattttagCAACTTTTAGAAGTAAAAGAACAAATTGGAAAAATGAAGTAGAAAAGTAACAACCAATTTGGGGCTTACTTATTTCAATTTCCTTAAGTTTTCATGCTTTGCTATTAGATTAGCAATTACTTTTAAATGCTTgaggaaattaaataaaaagtattCCTGctcaaatattaaatcaaatataaaatcataaaaatgtggAATCTAATTGGATTTGATGTATTAATATTCTTTGTGAACATTAAAGAAATTAGTTATTGTGTTGGAAAAGATACTAACTACAATTTTCCAGTCATTTGTTGTTACAAGTGTTGATGGGCATGGTGCTGAAACTACCGGCAATCAACTTAAAACTACACCAAGCTATGTTGCTGGAAAATCAAAAGCATTTATAGAAGATATGCCTAAGACATACCCAAATGCAGAAGAGCATGTTCCTGAAAATACgagtgatttggaagaggaacaTGGTATCATCCAACAAAAAAGGGCAGCAAAAATCCATGATTTCTGTTTTGGAATTCCTTATGGTGAGTGTGCAGTATGAGGTTTCCATTGCTGGAAAAATTACTAGGttgatcatttatttatttgaaatgcTTTCTTACAGTTATAGTTATTTTAAAGTGTCTTTTATATCATTTAATggcttttctatttttttgtgcTTGTTACACTATCAATTTATCTAGACTTGGTAATCCTAAGGTTAATTGTTTCTCAAAGTGATTTGtaacttttgtttattttttcctATGCTTAATCTTTTTAATGTATTTGCTTTCTCATTTAGATTTTGTTCTTCAATGGATTAACAAACTTCTAAAAACTTGTCTCACTTGATTATAGGTGGTCTTGTTCTAAGCGGGGGGCTTATTGGTTTTATATTTTCAAGAAATACTACTACCTTACTCTTTGGAGGTGCTTTGCTAGCCCTTAGCACCTTCAGCTTGAAAATTTGGCGGCAAGGAAAATCAAGTTTACCGTTCATACTTGGACAAGCAGGTATTTTAACTTTTCTATGCATTGAGGCATCCTTTGAAAGCAATTTATGGAAAGATCACTTTTTTTTTGCTTCACATTTTACAATCTTGTTTGTTGCTTATATGAAATGTTTGCTTTTGGTTCCTATTTATTTGTTGTCTTACAAAGGAGAGCTTTTAGTACCTAAATGAGAAGCCATTGAGTACAAGTATATGGCTTGATAGTAGTtcctttttgtttagttttttagTTAGAGAGCCTAACATCTAATTAACAAAGTTGCTTCTGTTTGTTATGGAATACTCTTCAACTAGAGTTTATCTATTCTCAACCGGAGGAATGCGTTTTGTTAAAGttcaaatattttaacaaagATGAATCTAACACATACTGATATCACGCAAACATGTAGGACTATGCATCTTTAAATGAGTAATGTCGAGCATTAATTGTGATTAGACATTATCGTTTTAGCTTGATGGTTAAAGACTATCGTATGATTATTTATGAGGTGAGAATTTTGGGTGCCATAATTTCAAATAACTATGATTACAAAGCAACAAAGGTCTAAACATCTTGTTTTGGTATGTCACAATACAAGAGTGCACTTGTTTTTTGGTGAAATTATATCTTATAGCATATTATTGTAGAGTGGTTGCTTAGAAAGTTTTAGAATGTAAAAAGGGTAATTACAGATGCCACAACATCGTAGGTACATATAAAACTAATTTGTTTAGCCACCTTGTTTTTCCTTTGCCCAGTTGCAATCAAGGGTTTATAATCAATTGCGCAAGGAAACAAAGTGGGGATACCTATCTCTTTCCACTCTTTTTGTAGTTGAGTGATATGGTTTAAGGATGAAACAACTATAAATCAATAGAATTAACACTGAAAACAAGATAGAAGTTAAAACTCTTGAAAATGTAGGATTATAAAATCCTCTAGTTTTTGAAGTTTATTGGTTTAAAGAAAATAAGAAGGTTGGATGTAATCAATCTTACAACTTATTAGACTAGGGGTGCAAATAAACTTTTAATCCTAACCTAGATCCATGAAGCACAGACACAAGGAATACCCCTCATATTGGTGTTGTGCAAGTGTTTGATATGAACACTTTTCAAACATGCTTGGACACATTTGAGTCATgctaaataaaaccaaaaatggACAACCAATACATGAGTGTTCATTGAATAGACACGaggaattgttttttttttcctaaaactagtttttgaaaactaaaaacaaagaGTCTTTCAAAAAGATTGAAGAATGAGTTGCATTTGCATGAAATCTATGTCAGATTTTTTGGATTTCTCGAACTTAGGTGAAGAAAAGAAattggaaagaagaagaaaggtgcgGGTGAAGGAGACAGAAAACCATCAAGTTTGAAATTGAAAGTGGAAGTGATAAGAAAGCTCCAAGATGCTTTATGTGGATTGAATCAAGAATGGTAATTCAAATCAATTGAAGAATTCCATTTGGTTTAGGAATTTTTGAACTTGACTTGTAATAATCTAAAAATTCAAGatcaatttctaaatttgtataTGAATGAAGGAATTCGAATTTGAACATTAAAGATAGTAATTAGAATGACTTAGCAAAATTGAATGAGATTCCTTGTAGAATTTGGATTTTGACACTTAAGTTTTGCTTAGTACGatggaaagaaaattgaaaagatggaaaattgaaGGGGCGGAAAACTAGAAGGATGGAAAATGCAATATTTCTTTCCATAGATGTGCTTGGTAAGAGAGATGGAAAACTGTAAAGAAAGTAAACCATttgaaaattacataattttgCATTGACATTca encodes:
- the LOC107951800 gene encoding protein FATTY ACID EXPORT 1, chloroplastic; this translates as MATAATKTISQISCFSSINRRFQLYHRSTFCPVTRSKSFVVTSVDGHGAETTGNQLKTTPSYVAGKSKAFIEDMPKTYPNAEEHVPENTSDLEEEHGIIQQKRAAKIHDFCFGIPYGGLVLSGGLIGFIFSRNTTTLLFGGALLALSTFSLKIWRQGKSSLPFILGQAALAAVLFWMNFQTYSSTKKLFPDAFYAAISAAMFFFYSYVVISGGNPPPKKMKLSAAH